The region TGTGGGAAAAGAATCCTCTGATGTTCTGCCGATAGCAATATTCAGGGTCCCAAATGGCCCAAATAGATCATCTTTTATAGATTCAAATAGTCGAGTGTATAAAGATTGGGATGACTTTTTGGAAAATAATGTACTCCCAGAATGTAGATACTGCTTTCCTCGCCATGGAATCTACCAGGCAGATGGTGAAGGTTTCGTTCTTGTGGACTTTGGCAAAACTCCGGCTAGTGAAGTGAGCAGTAAGGTCCTTACCGTTATGGATGTTGCAAATGCTGGTGTCTGTCTGGGCACCACTGCTATTTCCATTGCATCTCTTTTTGTTCCTGTAGCTGGCCCATTCATAGCTACATCTGTTGTAGCAGGATCAACTGCAGGTATGTACGGAGTATTTCGAAGTTCTAAGACAATGGTTGACAGAACACAACATAACCAGAGTATAGAACTGACCGATTCTGAAGCTCGAAGTTGTTGGATTTCGCTAGTGGGCAATGTCATCGGAACAGCTTCGATGGGGGCGACTACTGCTTTGACTCGGATGGCACAGACAGGACAAGTGGTGGGCAGGACCACTCGTATTGCCACCACTGTCTTGAATATTGGTTCCCTCGTCATTAATGGCCTTGGAGTTATCCACGGAGCTTTCATGCTTCACAGCAAGTATAATGAAGGGGAGTTGACTGCTCTAGATGTTTACCAGTTTTCTGCATCTGTTCTTTTTTTTACTCACTCTGTGGTGAACATGAAAACTGCTGACACGATCATAAGAGAAACGCAGAACGATGTTATACAGAAATACGAAGCCAACCTCAGGAGCAACAGGCACCGCAAGATGTTCAGCAAAGTTGCAAGGAACACGCAGAAGGACATGGGTGCAGAAGAAGGTCGAGCAAAGGTTATTCGCAGTTTAAGAAGAATCGAGAACAAAGATGACTTTTTTGCTGGCTTGGTGCGTTCGGACGAAGATTTTCAAAAGACTGGGAGTAAAGAGAAGTTTACAAGTTTGCATTTGACAATATTGTTTGAAATGGTTGATGTTTATAAAATTCTGATGAGTGTGGACAAGAAGCTCCACTTGCGGCTGGTAGAAGCAGCGGTTCGTTTGTCTGAGATTTTGGGACGGACTAACGAAAGTAATTTTGTGAAGGTCTTCAATTTTGTGCTCCGAAAAGTTTACAATATTGCATCCCAGATGGAGGAGAAATATCAAGAAGATCTACAATGGTCTAAATGTGAGAAAGGTTCAGATTTTGATCAGGATGAGTTTGACAGAAACTACAAAATAAGTGGAAAAAGGTTTGATCATTTCTGTTCTGTTGTGCTGGAACAGTCTGTGTCTGAACCTTTGATTCTTAATTCTCTTAAGGAAGCTTTTCGACTAGGCAGGGACTTCAACTACGGTACAGATAATGTCAAGGATAAGATGGAGGACAGTAGCATACCTCAGTCGGCTGTAGAAACTGAAAAGGTGTTGCAGTACTCAGGCAACGGTACTTTCACGAAAGCTCGACCATTTTGGGTAAATGGGAGTTTAAAGACTCTGAGTGAAGATGAAATTTTTGATATTGTGCAAGAAGTGACTGGGTTTCTGGTTGATGCTACAAACTGTTTTATTGATTTTGAAGGTATGCACGCCAATGCTACGGCCAAGAGTCCTGACGGAGGAG is a window of Anabrus simplex isolate iqAnaSimp1 chromosome 13, ASM4041472v1, whole genome shotgun sequence DNA encoding:
- the LOC136884741 gene encoding uncharacterized protein, with the protein product MSIIILCLEVVGKESSDVLPIAIFRVPNGPNRSSFIDSNSRVYKDWDDFLENNVLPECRYCFPRHGIYQADGEGFVLVDFGKTPASEVSSKVLTVMDVANAGVCLGTTAISIASLFVPVAGPFIATSVVAGSTAGMYGVFRSSKTMVDRTQHNQSIELTDSEARSCWISLVGNVIGTASMGATTALTRMAQTGQVVGRTTRIATTVLNIGSLVINGLGVIHGAFMLHSKYNEGELTALDVYQFSASVLFFTHSVVNMKTADTIIRETQNDVIQKYEANLRSNRHRKMFSKVARNTQKDMGAEEGRAKVIRSLRRIENKDDFFAGLVRSDEDFQKTGSKEKFTSLHLTILFEMVDVYKILMSVDKKLHLRLVEAAVRLSEILGRTNESNFVKVFNFVLRKVYNIASQMEEKYQEDLQWSKCEKGSDFDQDEFDRNYKISGKRFDHFCSVVLEQSVSEPLILNSLKEAFRLGRDFNYGTDNVKDKMEDSSIPQSAVETEKVLQYSGNGTFTKARPFWVNGSLKTLSEDEIFDIVQEVTGFLVDATNCFIDFEGMHANATAKSPDGGATYVIIRCNVEEDTVTAQPYAVD